In Plasmodium vinckei vinckei genome assembly, chromosome: PVVCY_13, a single genomic region encodes these proteins:
- a CDS encoding U4/U6 small nuclear ribonucleoprotein PRP4, putative: MKISDVINDYKSLDSNKLKNSDINSKKINNDSILEEFEIKSKIRKVCLGIPTKDLEVKNVLRLLKEPICLFGEDQYDKRNRLKHILVTRYDKLIIKGKGENIEEVEEFKNILKKYYIDFSKIYDTTSPEYQKVNELEDELRNKGIKKDDATTKSGISDHILKEKFYTESTEELKLSRIDITLKTLPRIYLYKEMINNFQNKYSREQYENYISSYNEHMKSELDLYISQLGDSRPLTMGRFSPDNSVFAVSSYNTYINIFNFKNDNYNLVKSLKNGHVDKINCIEWNYPNNYSYYTTTNYTDINKNDLLLASCSSDKTFCIWKPFLYEENGGNNSSENYSKISNKSDTNDNNDGKKGRGKKMKKNEKKNNQEDASENDENDSENRNSNDNNGDNKQPLLCKVKAHEDRINKICFHPLNKFVLTCSEDETIKFFDIETQNELFYQEGHNANVYSATFNPYGNLYLSGDSKGGLMLWDIRTGRNIERKHMIHNNCIMNISFNPFMPNMFCTCSSDNTIKIFDLRNFTVSCNILAHNKIVTDAIFEPTYGRYIASSSFDTYIKIWDTVNFYCTKILCNNDNKVRNVDISPDGNLISCTSFDRTWKLYKIEEFEKENIMSDFV, translated from the coding sequence atgaaaattagtGATGTTATAAACGACTATAAATCACTTGATAGTAATAAGCTGAAAAATAGTGATATAAAtagcaaaaaaattaacaatgATAGTATATTGGAAGAATtcgaaataaaaagtaagaTAAGGAAAGTATGTCTAGGTATTCCAACAAAAGATTTGGaggtaaaaaatgttttaagaTTGTTAAAAGAAcctatttgtttatttggGGAAGATCAATATGATAAAAGAAACAgattaaaacatattttagtTACTAGATATGATaaattgataataaaagGCAAAGGAGAAAATATAGAAGAAGTTGaagaatttaaaaatattttaaaaaaatattatattgattTTAGTAAAATTTATGATACAACTTCACCTGAATATCAAAAAGTAAATGAACTTGAAGATGAATTGCGAAACaaaggaataaaaaaagatgatGCTACTACAAAAAGTGGTATATCTgatcatatattaaaagaaaaattttaCACTGAAAGTACTgaagaattaaaattatctCGTATAGATATAACATTAAAAACATTACCtagaatatatttatataaagaaatgataaataattttcaaaataaatattcacGAGAACAgtatgaaaattatattagtTCATATAATGAACATATGAAATCAGAATtagatttatatatttcacaATTAGGAGATAGCAGACCATTAACTATGGGGAGATTTTCTCCAGATAATAGTGTATTTGCAGTAAGTAGTTacaatacatatataaatatatttaattttaaaaatgataattataatcTTGTTAAATCGCTTAAAAATGGCCAtgttgataaaataaattgtatTGAATGGAATTATccaaataattattcatattacaCTACAACTAATTATactgatataaataaaaatgactTGTTATTGGCTTCCTGTTCATCTGATAAAACTTTCTGTATATGGAAACCATTTTTATACGAAGAAAATGGTGGTAATAATTCTTCTGAAAATTATTCTAAAATATCCAATAAAAGTGATACCAATGATAACAATGATGGAAAGAAGGGGaggggaaaaaaaatgaaaaaaaatgaaaaaaaaaataaccaGGAAGATGCGAgcgaaaatgatgaaaatgacAGTGAAAACAGAAATAGCAATGATAACAACGGAGATAACAAACAGCCTTTACTATGTAAAGTTAAGGCTCATGAAGatagaataaataaaatatgtttccATCCTTTAAATAAGTTTGTATTAACATGCTCAGAAGAtgaaacaataaaattttttgatatcGAAACACAAAATGAATTGTTTTATCAAGAAGGGCACAATGCTAATGTATATTCAGCTACATTTAACCCATACGggaatttatatttatcaggCGATTCAAAAGGTGGTTTAATGCTATGGGATATTAGAACAGGAAGAAATATCGAAAGAAAACATATGATCCATAATAATTgtataatgaatataagtTTCAATCCATTTATGCCAAATATGTTTTGTACATGTTCTTCTGATAATACcatcaaaatatttgatttaAGAAATTTTACAGTTTCCTGTAATATATTAGCACATAACAAAATTGTTACTGATGCGATTTTTGAACCAACATACGGCAGATATATAGCATCAAGTTCATTTGatacttatataaaaatatgggatactgtaaatttttattgtacaaaaattttatgcAATAATGACAATAAAGTCAGAAATGTGGATATATCTCCTGATGGCAATTTGATTTCTTGTACATCTTTTGATAGGACAtggaaattatataaaatcgAAGAATTCGAAAAGGAGAATATTATGTCGGattttgtttaa
- a CDS encoding aminomethyltransferase, putative — MNFFRTRKKVYLTNVFAYSCDNIFFNLNNSKRFGTYGAVTRKKQKQREKYYEEKYKHNPSLIPKYSKVKRGSRGGWINNPLKEVTKNSGSNMMYEKKIKEEINEHEKKCIDALIRIRKEMEANGNINISSNDITSAMGNKNDDSPRYGREQKNKHNLQKFDKSEPSNFDIFSICDSFIDKKKEIINKIENPEHFVDKHIKSLVNEYNNINNLHENCNANNYPKVHDYIKETGKEKIEKESNKKKRNYFKNSLPGKNSNETGTLYGTYNGEESYKTYDNNVLEEENGIKAYEGVSDNILTYNECKYDNLQNTHDESTTKKLYIEDILNYIDENEFDIGCLDVFTMLNTIDRNKKLSYFFKNIESASFILYNNCIIPSKFSEGTLNEYLHTRNKCSLFDKSYQLIIKLYGNDCFYICNQFISNDLNDMNKNDVCYTCILDNKSYIIDIGYVLKGDNEVVLITSGFYKKGVYEFLSDYILFCKDSGMDINIEADMNKRVLSIQGPISNVVFNDIMEYFDLHNQEESKLYLKNVMNDMNIYPNKSAKNNSQCLINYDTDSGGITNNCENDCIHGLYFNRKGNESNFFNIPYMSFEKINIVKEIKKNNNTLNNQRNSTNEVAEKRENIDELNKYEILCIRIGDTGEDGYEFVVDNNISDKFVKLFLNHKYVKLAGAYALDILRMEAGFPLYGIDIFKNTTPITASLAWTLKYKKIKERSVFGYENILKEYSMKSKFLRVGIICKKLIFKTCRILSYPYKEPIGYITSCTWSPVYKMRIAQGYIKREFAKNNEKILISIPTAIPEHLSKKKKYKILKSKSAHSFVLAQVCAFPFVEHKCGM, encoded by the coding sequence atgaatttttttcgtacaagaaaaaaagtatatttaaCCAATGTGTTTGCATACTCTtgtgataatatattttttaatttgaataattCAAAACGATTTGGAACATATGGGGCAGTGACTaggaaaaaacaaaaacagcgagaaaaatattatgaagaGAAGTATAAGCATAATCCTAGTTTGATTCCTAAGTATTCAAAAGTTAAAAGGGGAAGTAGAGGTGGATGGATAAATAATCCTTTAAAGGaagtaacaaaaaatagtgGGAGTAATATGatgtatgaaaaaaaaattaaagaagaGATAAATGAACATGAAAAAAAGTGTATAGATGCGCTTATAAGAATCAGAAAGGAAATGGAAGcaaatggaaatataaacatttcATCCAATGACATAACATCTGCAATGggcaataaaaatgatgattcACCTCGTTACGGAagagaacaaaaaaataaacataatttgCAGAAATTTGATAAAAGCGAACCAAGCAACTTTGATATATTCTCTATATGTGATAGTTTcatagataaaaaaaaagaaataattaataaaatagaaaatcCCGAACATTTTGTtgataaacatataaaatcgTTGGTAAATgagtataataatataaacaatttacATGAAAACTGTAATGCAAATAATTACCCAAAGGTGCATGATTATATAAAGGAAACGGGTAAAGAAAAGATAGAGAAAGAAagcaacaaaaaaaaacgaaattattttaaaaatagtttaCCAGGAAAAAATTCAAACGAAACTGGCACATTATATGGTACATATAATGGTGAAGAAAGttataaaacatatgataataatgttCTCGAAGAGGAAAATGGAATAAAAGCATATGAAGGAGTGTCTGACAATATTTTAACATACAATGAATGCAAGTATGacaatttacaaaatacaCATGATGAAAGTACGACGAAAAAGCTTTATATAgaagatatattaaattatatagatGAAAACGAATTCGACATTGGATGTTTAGATGTATTTACAATGCTAAATACAATcgatagaaataaaaaattaagttatttttttaaaaatatagaatcCGCATCTTTTAttctatataataattgtatTATACCTTCAAAATTTTCTGAAGGGACattaaatgaatatttacACACTAGAAATAAATGTAGCTTATTTGATAAATCATATCaacttattattaaattatatggaaatgattgtttttatatttgtaacCAATTCATATCAAATGatttaaatgatatgaataaaaatgatgtttgttatacatgtatattagacaataaatcatatattatagatATAGGATATGTATTAAAAGGTGATAATGAAGTAGTATTAATAACATCtggattttataaaaaaggggtatatgaatttttaagtgattatattttattttgtaaagaTAGTGGTATGGATATTAATATTGAAGCAGATATGAACAAAAGGGTTTTATCAATACAAGGCCCAATAAGCAATGTTGTATTTAATGATATTATGGAATATTTCGATTTACATAATCAAGAAGAAAGTAAATTATATCTCAAAAATGTTATGAATGATATGAACATTTATCCAAACAAGTctgcaaaaaataatagccAATGTTTGATTAACTATGATACCGATTCTGGAGGCATTACTAACAATTGTGAGAATGATTGTATCCATGGTTTATACTTCAATAGAAAGGGGAACGagtcaaatttttttaatataccaTACATGagttttgaaaaaataaatatagtaaaagaaataaaaaaaaataacaacaCACTCAACAACCAAAGGAATAGTACTAATGAAGTAGCAGAAAAACGGGAAAATATAGATgaattaaacaaatatgaaatattatgcataaGAATAGGGGACACAGGAGAAGACGGATATGAATTTGTTgtagataataatataagtgATAAATTTgtgaaattatttttaaatcataaaTACGTGAAATTAGCTGGAGCATATGCTCTGGATATATTAAGGATGGAAGCAGGTTTTCCTTTATATGGAATTGATatctttaaaaatacaaccCCTATAACAGCATCATTAGCATGgacattaaaatataaaaaaataaaagaacgTAGTGTTTTTGgctatgaaaatattttaaaagagTATAGTATgaaatcaaaatttttaaggGTTGGTATCATATGCAAAAAATtgatttttaaaacttgtagaattttatcatatcCATATAAAGAGCCAATAGGTTATATAACATCGTGCACATGGAGTCCAGTTTATAAAATGCGAATCGCTCAGGGGTATATTAAAAGAGAGTTTGCAAAaaacaatgaaaaaatactaATATCTATACCTACTGCTATTCCCGAGcatttatcaaaaaaaaaaaaatataaaattttaaagagCAAATCTGCACACAGTTTTGTGTTAGCTCAGGTATGCGCCTTTCCATTTGTTGAACATAAATGTGGaatgtaa
- a CDS encoding heat shock protein 110, putative: protein MKVKLICCIIIFSILNKLKLVDSASLLGIDLGSEYIKVSIVSPGKGFNILLNNQSKRKITNGLSFGSKVRTYDEDAKIYSGKFPQLTILNSNNLLAYNLFESLKNKENYNIENFGDDNEAFFSDINNYSFDKAEDDNGVSAEKYFSYDYVVDHKRGTIHLKMKDNMVLSSEEITANILGYIKKLAYNHLNIDYKNKRNANVNIGCVISVPCNFPQRKKEALLNASKIAGLELVGIINGVTAAAIHNANDLALNTTKLTMYLDVGSSNINVGIASVSYVENNKVRTRTINMHACEVLENNSGTKIDMLLSEHLRKKFEEKFNVKIENDKKAMRKLLAASNKAKLLLSAKKSTDVFIESLHNNKSLQETVTRQEFEDLIHDVIMKFKIPINNALQKASFELKDIEALELIGSSWRIPKVLNEITNFFNPLTVGMHLNSDEAVTMGAIYIAAYNSANYRLRGLEYTDIISNEYRILVDKEEGENTDEDSTKNEPKELIPYFSKYPVNKVVVLKYRKNLKFSVYENGKVISKYIVGETNTEIKNDLLDEAKIHIKFNLDKFGILNVEHVHLVYEEEKAEEKAEEKKEEKSEEKTEEKSEEKTEEKSEEKTEEKPEEKVEEKKKNIIKHKIALPYETKYIKPIPLTAEEVKEKKETLKKLDDHDINIFLKSERKNKLESFIYETRSKMKQDSYKQVCKEDVLKQYIDKLEEYEEWLYTEKDEPLENVNNKIKDLEDIYLPIKERAEEYELRGPLIKKIDEKIKDTKEKLLEYYETKPWAEKTLKMISSSLEETIKWWNNAKEEQSKLDNYSAPYFKARDVELRFSAINALVKNVEKIKDLVNQKEKVENESKNNDNKETENKNNQQENKTEESNDSEKDSKTDKSEESQNKSEENLKTEQTSEEKGKEEEKKSDTLEQKDEL, encoded by the coding sequence ATGAAGGTGAAATTGATTTgctgtattattatttttagtattttaaataagttGAAACTTGTAGATAGCGCATCATTGTTAGGAATCGATTTGGGAAGCGAGTATATAAAGGTGTCAATTGTATCACCAGGGAAAGGTTTtaacatattattaaataatcagagtaaaaggaaaataacaAATGGCTTATCATTTGGTAGTAAAGTTAGAACATATGATGAGGAcgcaaaaatatatagcgGGAAATTTCCCCAACTAACTATattaaatagtaataatttgttagcatacaatttatttgagtcgttaaaaaataaagaaaactataatattgaaaattttgGGGATGATAATGAAGCTTTTTTCagtgatataaataattatagttTTGATAAAGCTGAAGATGATAATGGGGTATCTGCtgagaaatatttttcctaTGATTATGTTGTGGATCATAAAAGGGGTACTAtccatttaaaaatgaaagataATATGGTTTTATCATCAGAAGAAATAACTGCAAATATTTTGggttatattaaaaaattagccTATAATCATCTAAATAttgattataaaaataaaagaaatgcaaatgtaaatataggTTGTGTTATATCAGTTCCTTGCAATTTTCCccaaagaaaaaaagaagctTTATTAAATGCATCAAAAATAGCAGGATTAGAATTAGTAGGTATAATAAATGGTGTAACTGCTGCCGCTATACACAATGCCAATGATTTAGCATTGAATACAACAAAATTAACTATGTATTTAGATGTAGGAAGTAGTAATATTAATGTTGGTATTGCAAGTGTAAGCTATGTTGAAAACAATAAAGTTCGTACTCGAACTATTAATATGCATGCTTGTGAAgttttagaaaataattcagGAACTAAAATTGATATGTTGTTATCTGAAcatttaagaaaaaaatttgaagaaaaatttaatgtaaaaatagaaaatgataaaaaagcTATGAGAAAATTATTAGCTGCAAGTAATAAagcaaaattattattaagtGCTAAAAAATCTACTGATGTATTTATTGAAAGtttacataataataaaagctTACAAGAAACAGTTACACGCCAAGAGTTTGAAGATTTAATTCATGAtgtaataatgaaatttaaaataccTATAAATAATGCTTTACAAAAGGCATCATTTGAATTAAAGGATATTGAAGCTTTAGAATTAATAGGATCTTCATGGAGAATTCCTAAAgttttaaatgaaataactaatttttttaatccaTTAACAGTTGGTATGCATTTAAATAGTGATGAAGCTGTAACAATGGGggctatatatattgcaGCATATAACAGCGCCAATTATAGATTAAGAGGACTAGAATATACAGATATAATTTCAAATGAATATCGAATTTTAGTTGACAAGGAAGAAGGAGAAAACACAGATGAGGATAGTACTAAAAACGAACCCAAAGAATTAattccatatttttctaaatatCCAGTTAACAAAGTTGTCgtattaaaatatagaaaaaatttaaaattttcagtTTATGAAAATGGAAAAGTTATTTCGAAGTATATAGTTGGAGAAACAAATacggaaataaaaaatgaccTTTTGGATGAGGCCAAAATTcacataaaatttaatctCGACAAATTTGGTATTTTGAATGTAGAACATGTACATTTGGTATATGAAGAGGAAAAGGCTGAAGAAAAAGCCGAGGAAAAGAAAGAAGAAAAATCCGAGGAAAAAACTGAGGAAAAATCAGAAGAAAAGACTGAGGAAAAGTCAGAAGAAAAGACTGAGGAAAAACCAGAGGAAAAGGtcgaagaaaaaaagaaaaacattATAAAACACAAAATCGCATTACCATATGAAacgaaatatataaaaccaATACCATTAACTGCTGAAGAAGTTaaagaaaagaaagaaactttaaaaaaattagatgATCAtgatataaacatatttttgaaatcagaaagaaaaaacaaattagaATCATTTATATACGAAACAAGAAGTAAAATGAAACAAGATAGTTATAAACAAGTGTGTAAAGAAGatgttttaaaacaatatatagaCAAATTAGAAGAATATGAAGAATGGTTATACACTGAAAAAGATGAACCATtagaaaatgtaaataataaaattaaagatttagaagatatatatttacctATTAAAGAAAGAGCAGAAGAATATGAACTTAGGGGACcacttattaaaaaaattgatgaaaaaattaaagatacaaaagaaaaattgcTTGAGTATTATGAAACAAAACCATGGGCTGAAAAAACCCTAAAAATGATATCAAGTTCATTAGAAGAAACAATTAAATGGTGGAATAATGCAAAAGAAGAACAAAGTAAACTGGATAATTACTCTGCACCATATTTTAAAGCTAGAGATGTTGAATTAAGATTTAGCGCTATAAATGCTTTGGTTAAAAATgtggaaaaaattaaagaccTTGTTAACCAAAAAGAGAAAGTAGAAAatgaaagtaaaaataatgataataaagaaacagaaaataaaaacaatcaacaagaaaataaaacagaAGAAAGTAATGATTCTGAAAAAGATAGCAAAACTGATAAATCAGAGGAAAGTCAAAACAAATCCGaggaaaatttaaaaacagAGCAAACCAGTGaagaaaaaggaaaagaagaagaaaaaaaaagtgatacATTAGAACAAAAAGATGAATTATAA
- a CDS encoding zinc finger protein, putative, translating into MLLRIETKTWTRDSHDLFDYEAQQVNKKTFLISSPIKLFRSKAQVSCVADNPQCLPNTAQDYLLSVRPEENKYVITPAEHPLNSQYNVKKLWIIVKNLPNKSYSLHENDIIKLGRFRLKVRQFIESVDTLNSLKLYDTPSKKCEAIVDSTNIQCRICLIEGSQENDPLICPCDCKGSIKYAHLLCLRKWINGRLNLNDQLFSGSIFIKDISCELCKTKYPKSIKQNEELIQLVKIPNLKTPLIVLDNIIGQTSKGVHLISFADKTHLKLGRGHESDIRIPDVSISRYHATIKYEEGSFKLEDHNSKFGTLVALRKAREISTKDTMSLQVGRSVVNFRIDQDVPYKSGLIDVIENKEVMDTSDISNNNDKNNSIPNTQINNNTSGENNPVINTTNNVDSSATNNMANIFGRNNYEQNQFCNLPNETNIMQNSYRVDNLTPLLNYQNEYRIFGIRNCYNLIEQMNNQQLSSQLNYPEITMLNNSGNIQTCNNNPLINEHINIPITGSINEQINHENLQNIHNSNNHIINNDQNSDESDQNNNDQQNDEENTPDEPDHININHNDEDDHTNSGANCGGNNSSYTNNNNNNNNYSNNNNNNNNNNNGSNGNCKGCQNYSNDNDGNDNNRNCNSVYHKRRNSSANYYGDNIYGKNNRDINVNKNAKNHIRNNMINYNFSSSSHNIKSLENEFNLGFCSRNHNINNENMCNTHLFSSNNNNNLHRLNAPFDPTLCNIFNHGNYICENNRDMNFLVNKKNERLYYNSNNTNQRLSRSYNSFDRINLSPNSEYINYDQINMQNYEFFNNSKASDLINFYIKSGMNNTGNYCNNNNIENNATTTCNHNYNNWLDKRIYNPVNKTNFENNFNGNFSLQSFYNTNKNNEELFKM; encoded by the exons ATgct GTTGAGAATTGAAACCAAAACATGGACTAGAGATAGCCATGATCTGTTTGATTATGAAGCTCAGcaagtaaataaaaaaacatttttaatttcatcgccaataaaattatttcgtTCAAAAGCACAGGTTTCCTGTGTAGCCGATAATCCACAATGTTTACCTAACACAGCACAAGATTATCTTTTATCAGTGCGCCCCGAAGAaa ataaatatgtaataactCCAGCAGAACATCCATTAAATAGCCAATACAATGTGAAAAAATTGTGGATTATTGTGAAAAATTTACCTAATAAAAGTTATTCATTGcatgaaaatgatatcaTAAAATTAGGGCGATTTCGACTTAAAGTACGTCAATTTATAGAATCAGTTGACACATTaaattcattaaaattatatgatacCCCATCTAAAAAATGTGAAGCAATCGTAGATTCAACTAATATTCAATGCAGAATTTGCCTAATTGAAGGAAGTCAAGAAAATGACCCATTAATATGCCCATGTGATTGCAAGGGTTCTATCAAATATGcacatttattatgtttaagAAAATGGATAAATGGAcgattaaatttaaatgatcaattattttctggttcaatatttataaaagatatatcTTGTGAATTATGCAAAACAAAATACCCTAAAagtataaaacaaaatgaggAATTAATACAATTAGTAAAAATCCCCAATTTAAAAACACCTTTAATAGTATTAGATAATATAATAGGACAAACAAGTAAAGGTGTACATTTAATAAGTTTTGCTGATAAAACACATTTAAAATTAGGTAGAGGTCATGAATCAGATATTAGAATACCTGATGTTTCTATTTCTAGATATCATGCtactataaaatatgaagaaGGATCATTCAAATTAGAAGACCATAATTCTAAATTTGGGACTTTAGTAGCTTTAAGAAAAGCTAGAGAAATATCTACTAAAGATACCATGTCATTACAAGTAGGAAGAAGTGTTGTAAATTTTAGAATTGATCAAGATGTTCCATATAAAAGTGGATTAATTGATgttattgaaaataaagaagtTATGGATACATCTGatatttcaaataataatgataaaaataattccatCCCCAAtacacaaataaataataatacctCAGGTGAAAATAATCCAGTCATTAACACAACTAATAATGTTGATAGCAGTGctacaaataatatggcCAATATTTTTGGacgaaataattatgaacaaaatCAATTTTGTAATCTTCCAaatgaaacaaatattatgcAAAATTCATATCGAGTTGATAATTTAACGCCATTATTAAACTATCAAAATGAATACAGAATATTTGGTATTCGAAATTGCTATAACTTAATCGAGCAAATGAATAATCAACAATTATCTTCTCAATTAAATTATCCCGAAATTACAATGTTAAACAATTCTGGCAATATTCAAACTTGCAATAACAATCCGCTTATTAAtgaacatataaatattcctATTACTGGAAGTATAaatgaacaaataaatcatGAGAATcttcaaaatattcataattcCAACAaccatattattaataatgatcAAAATTCAGATGAATCTGATCAAAATAACAATGATCAAcaaaatgatgaagaaaaCACCCCAGACGAACCTGaccatataaatattaatcaCAATGACGAAGACGATCATACTAATAGCGGAGCTAACTGTGGTGGAAATAACAGTAGCTACACtaacaataataacaaCAATAATAACTACAGTAATaacaacaataataataataataataataatggaaGTAATGGAAATTGTAAAGGGTGCCAAAATTATAGCAATGATAATGATGGCAATGATAATAACAGAAATTGTAACAGTGTATATCATAAAAGACGAAATTCAAGCGCAAATTATTATggtgataatatatatgggaAAAATAACAGAGATAtcaatgtaaataaaaatgctaAAAACCATAttagaaataatatgataaattataattttagtaGTAGTAGtcacaatataaaaagtttagaaaatgaatttaatCTTGGTTTTTGTTCTAGAaatcataatattaataatgaaaatatgtgTAACACTCATCTTTTtagtagtaataataacaacaaTTTACACCGTCTTAATGCACCATTCGATCCAActttatgtaatatattcaaCCAtggaaattatatatgtgaaaataatagagatatgaattttttggtaaataaaaaaaatgaacgtttatattataattctaATAATACAAACCAACGTTTGTCACGTTCATATAACAGTTTTGACAGAATAAATTTATCTCCAAACAgtgaatatattaattatgatcaaataaatatgcaaaattatgaattttttaacaattcAAAAGCTTcagatttaataaatttttacataaaaagCGGAATGAATAATACTGGAAATTactgtaataataataacattgaaaataatgcaaCTACCACTTGCAATCACAATTACAATAACTGGTTAGATAAACGTATATATAATCctgtaaataaaacaaattttgaaaataattttaatggaAATTTCTCACTACAATCTTtttataatacaaataaaaataatgaagaattatttaaaatgtaa
- a CDS encoding U6 snRNA phosphodiesterase, putative yields the protein MSNQGDYYSYIYIPVKCNKDIKKKCEFCFGLLHKLLEKQLGISTNDNDSSNSQNKKKEKEIKKHIFYQLYKLNDDQTKFKQASQNNSMDMLHITIADSLKIKRHMIEPFIEKIRENLKTQKCFYLFFKNTVDLYKSQKNDKYFCAYSVKEEDQEIHLNSIMEKINRILSDFGLSDIFSTNRICHMSLAYTDISLDGLIQNNSLNINDNIWFDINKIINYNNDQAQNEVNDSNEFYIYVNSISIRVGNQIYEIPFNTIAGYSYELCTDDSYNDSSSSE from the exons ATGTCTAATCAGGGAGACTATTACtcgtatatttatataccaG tAAAATGCAACaaagatattaaaaaaaaatgtgaattTTGCTTTGGCCTCTTGCACAAACTACTAGAAAAACAGCTGGGTATAAGCACAAATGATAACGATTCATCTAATtctcaaaataaaaaaaaggaaaaggaaattaaaaaacatattttttaccagctatataaattaaatgatgatcaaacaaaatttaaacaaGCATCACAAAACAATTCTATGGATATGTTACATATAACCATTGCAGATtctttgaaaataaagagGCATATGATTGAACCgtttattgaaaaaatacgAGAAAACCTAAAAACCCAAAAATg ttTTTACCTCTTCTTTAAAAACACAGTTGATTTATACAAAAGCCAAAAAAAcgacaaatatttttgtgcTTATTCAGTAAAAGAAGAAGACCAAGAAATCCATTTAAATTCcataatggaaaaaattaaccGTATACTAAGTGATTTTGGTTTAAgtgatattttttctactaATAGAATCTGTCATATGTCATTAGCATATACCGATATAAGTTTAGATGGacttatacaaaataatagtttaaatataaatgataatatttggtttgatataaataaaataattaactATAACAATGATCAAGCTCAAAATGAGGTTAATGATTCAAATgagttttatatatacgtTAATTCTATTTCTATTCGCGTAGGAAAccaaatatatgaaatacCATTCAATACTATTGCTGGGTATTCATATGAACTATGTACAGATGATTCATATAATGATAGCAGTTCTAGTGAGTAA